In one Natronosalvus amylolyticus genomic region, the following are encoded:
- a CDS encoding metal-dependent hydrolase, giving the protein MWPWEHLAVAYVLYSLCTNLWLHRSPSTRETIAVAIGSQLPDLVDKPLAWTFGLTETGYSIGHSIFVAPLICVFVFAVVIRSDTVMPAVGFSLAYASHLVTDVLNPVRYGRPIEPRVVLWPLSSPPTGNHGGLVDHFVVYVLRDTTAIVESGLTFQLGIQLLLGVAVVGLWLSDGAPVLSDGWRVVRNTLQ; this is encoded by the coding sequence ATGTGGCCGTGGGAACATCTTGCGGTTGCGTACGTGCTGTACTCGTTGTGTACGAACCTGTGGTTACATCGGTCGCCGTCGACCCGTGAAACGATCGCTGTCGCAATTGGCTCACAACTCCCTGACCTCGTTGATAAGCCACTCGCCTGGACGTTTGGCCTGACGGAGACGGGCTATTCGATTGGGCATTCGATATTCGTCGCGCCGCTCATCTGTGTGTTCGTGTTTGCAGTGGTTATCCGGTCCGATACCGTCATGCCAGCCGTCGGATTTTCGCTTGCATACGCCTCACATCTTGTGACCGATGTGTTGAATCCGGTTCGATACGGACGACCGATCGAACCACGCGTCGTTCTTTGGCCACTTTCGTCGCCGCCAACCGGTAATCACGGCGGACTCGTCGATCATTTCGTCGTTTATGTTCTTCGCGATACGACGGCCATCGTAGAAAGTGGTCTGACGTTCCAGCTGGGGATCCAACTTCTGCTGGGGGTGGCCGTTGTCGGTCTCTGGCTCTCGGACGGGGCACCGGTTCTCAGTGACGGGTGGCGTGTCGTGCGGAACACACTCCAGTGA
- a CDS encoding glycosyltransferase, with the protein MKVLQLVTSPRPFFDQQVSTLQTRGVDCTVLAVPGQYGGDSGRSVTAYARYYRDVLSVIRSGDFDLVHANYGLVAPFAFAQPIRPVVVTLWGTDLMSDHDWLRSVSRFAARRADATIVPSQVMASELETDYDLIPFGVDTDLFRPISRQVARERVGWESDRQIALFPYDGTRDVKDYTRAQKLVSGADADLELRPVSGVDHDEMPNFMNASDVLLVTSKRESGPMVVKEAAACNLPIVSTDVGFVRETVGNLHNCTVSDDDETLVAGLEQTFDAGSRSNGRQSIDGLGLESLGDSLLEVYRRTLDREGKTKSRTEVSHGV; encoded by the coding sequence ATGAAAGTGCTACAGCTGGTCACCTCACCACGACCCTTCTTCGACCAGCAAGTGTCGACCCTCCAGACGCGCGGTGTCGACTGTACGGTCCTGGCCGTTCCCGGCCAATACGGTGGCGATTCCGGTCGGTCGGTGACGGCGTACGCCCGATACTATCGCGACGTGCTCTCAGTGATCAGATCGGGGGATTTCGACCTCGTCCACGCGAACTACGGGCTGGTCGCACCGTTTGCCTTCGCACAGCCGATTCGTCCCGTCGTGGTGACGCTATGGGGGACAGATCTGATGAGCGATCACGACTGGTTACGGTCGGTGAGCCGGTTCGCCGCTCGGCGAGCTGACGCCACAATCGTTCCGAGTCAGGTCATGGCAAGCGAACTGGAAACCGACTACGACCTGATCCCGTTCGGCGTCGATACCGACCTGTTCAGACCGATTTCACGACAGGTTGCTCGTGAGCGCGTCGGCTGGGAAAGCGACCGCCAGATTGCGCTCTTTCCGTACGACGGGACGCGAGACGTCAAAGACTACACACGGGCACAAAAGCTCGTCAGCGGTGCCGACGCCGACCTCGAGCTTCGACCAGTTTCCGGCGTCGACCACGACGAGATGCCCAATTTCATGAACGCGAGCGACGTCCTGCTCGTGACCTCGAAACGCGAGAGCGGCCCCATGGTCGTCAAGGAAGCCGCCGCCTGTAACCTCCCTATCGTCTCGACTGACGTCGGTTTCGTTCGGGAAACAGTCGGGAACCTCCACAACTGCACCGTCAGCGACGACGACGAAACGCTCGTAGCCGGCCTCGAGCAGACGTTCGATGCGGGTAGTCGATCGAATGGGCGCCAATCGATCGACGGACTCGGTCTCGAGTCGCTGGGTGATTCCCTGCTCGAGGTGTATCGACGGACGCTCGACCGAGAAGGCAAAACGAAGTCACGAACGGAGGTCAGCCATGGTGTATAA
- a CDS encoding DUF354 domain-containing protein yields MRRPRDNVAGADESTLRVVVTIQHPGHVHFFRHPISVLRSRGHDVHVFARENDVAIELLEAYGIDHEVLAGESNGLFSLAAVQATYEMRLLRRTRRIDPHVITAIGGVAAAHIASVLNTESLVFYDTEHASLITSLGYPFADVICTPACYRDELGSKQVRYQGYHELAYLHPNRFETDRAVLEAVELDPDDPFAVVRLSNWGASHDVGHEGFEKPARIVDRLEEAGVQVLLAAEGEPPADLESYQFSTTPERMHDLLSLADVVLSEGATTAAEAAVLGTPSVYVNPLSLGYTAELEEYGLCFEYTGRLRHARGVERAVSVLDESPATWERRREKLLEDRIDVTDFVVDQIEALAHPRTFDQPAQSVPDHP; encoded by the coding sequence ATGAGACGACCTCGAGACAACGTCGCTGGAGCGGATGAATCGACACTCCGAGTCGTCGTTACGATCCAGCATCCGGGCCACGTCCACTTCTTCAGGCACCCGATCAGTGTCCTCCGATCACGGGGTCACGACGTGCACGTCTTCGCCCGAGAGAACGACGTCGCGATCGAGCTCCTCGAGGCCTACGGTATCGACCACGAAGTGCTGGCCGGCGAGTCGAACGGTCTCTTCTCGCTGGCAGCAGTCCAGGCCACCTACGAGATGCGGCTATTGCGTCGCACCCGACGAATCGACCCACACGTGATTACGGCTATCGGCGGCGTCGCTGCTGCACACATCGCATCCGTGTTGAACACGGAGAGTCTCGTCTTCTACGATACCGAACACGCGAGTCTCATCACCAGTCTCGGCTACCCGTTTGCAGACGTTATCTGTACCCCGGCGTGTTATCGTGACGAACTCGGCTCGAAACAGGTTCGCTATCAGGGCTATCACGAGCTGGCGTATCTCCATCCGAATCGGTTCGAAACCGATCGAGCCGTCCTCGAAGCTGTCGAGCTGGATCCAGACGATCCCTTCGCTGTAGTTCGACTCAGTAACTGGGGTGCGTCACACGATGTGGGCCACGAGGGTTTCGAAAAACCTGCACGTATCGTGGACCGACTCGAGGAGGCGGGTGTCCAGGTATTACTCGCCGCAGAAGGCGAGCCACCGGCCGACCTCGAGTCCTACCAGTTCTCGACGACACCGGAACGGATGCACGATCTGCTATCCCTCGCCGACGTCGTCCTGAGTGAGGGTGCGACGACTGCCGCGGAAGCCGCCGTCCTCGGCACGCCGTCAGTGTATGTGAACCCCCTTTCATTGGGATATACGGCCGAACTCGAAGAGTACGGTTTGTGCTTCGAGTACACCGGGCGATTGCGACACGCACGTGGAGTCGAACGAGCGGTATCGGTCCTCGACGAATCCCCAGCAACGTGGGAACGGCGTCGCGAAAAGTTGCTCGAAGACCGAATCGACGTCACGGATTTCGTCGTCGACCAAATCGAAGCGCTCGCCCATCCACGAACGTTCGATCAGCCAGCCCAGTCAGTCCCAGACCATCCATGA